The Deltaproteobacteria bacterium sequence GCGGCAAGGGCCGCGGCGGCCAAAAGCATGAGGCCCCTGTCGCGGAAGAACTCGCTTACCGCGATCACGATTCTCGTCGGCAGCGGTAACTCGACGGCCGCAGCCTTGAAGACCTGCATGAAACGCGGGAATACGAAAGCGAACAGGATGAATATGAGGCCCCCCACCGCGGTCACGACGGTCGCGGGATAATATGTCGCCTGCTTGATCGTCTTCGAGAGCTCCTCCTGCCATGTAAGGAAGCGCACGAGGTCCCCGAGGACCGCTTCGAGATTCCCGGTCGTCTCCCCGGACCGCACGATGTTCACGTAAATCTCGGGGAACGTCTCCGGGTGCAACGCGAAGGATTCGGAAAGCGACGCCCCCGACTGCAGGTTCCTCCTTACATCCTGTATCACTTCGCGGAAACCGGCATGTTCGGTCTGGTCGGCCAGGTCTCCCAATGCGGCCACGACGGAAACACCGGCGGCGACAAGCGTCTTCATGTGAAAGGTGAAAGGGATGAGGTCGGCCCGACTCGTTTTCTTCCGGAACAGGGACAGGCCGCCCGCATTCTTCCTCTCCCTGGCGCTCAACAGGTGGAGTCCCATTATCGATAGGGCGTCGCGCAGCCCGTTCTCGTCCGCAGCCGAGAGCGTCCCCCTGACGCTCTTTCCGTAGTCATCGACTGCGTTGTATTCGTAGTGCGCCATTACGTGACCCGAACCGCCTCATCCAGCGTGGTCATGCCCCGCAACGCCTTGGCGACCGCGTCCTCCCTCATCGTCTTCATTCCCTCGGCCTTCGCGGCGGCGAGGAGGTCCTGGCTGTTCCCGCGCTCCATCACGAGCCGGGTGATCGCAGGCGTGACTTCCATGATCTCGTAGACGCCTACCCGCCCGCGGAATCCCGTCCCGCCGCACTGACCGCACCCTGCGCCCTTGACAAGCCCCCCATTGACCGACTCCCGCGGAATGCCCGCGAGATCGAGCGTATCCGCCGACGGGATGTAGTTCGTCCTGCACTTGGAGCAGTTGGTCCGCATGAGCGTCTGCCCGACGATCGCACGGATCGAGGAAGCGACGAGGAACGGCTCCTGGCCCATGTTGATGAGCCGGGGGATCGCGCCCGCGGCGTCGTTGGTGTGAAGCGTGGAAAAGACGAGATGGCCGGTAAGGGACGATCGTATCGCGAGTTCCGCCGTCTCGGCGTCCCGCATCTCTCCCACGAGGATGACGTCGGGGTCGTGCCGCAGGATCGACCGCAGTCCCGCGGAGAAGGTCAGCCCGGCCTTCACGTTGATCTGGCACTGGCGGATGATCGGCAGCTCGTACTCAACCGGGTCCTCGAGCGTGATTATGCTTCGGTCGAGCGCGTTTATGTGGGAGAGTGCGGAATAAAGGGTCGTCGTCTTCCCGGAGCCGGTGGGTCCGCATACGAGGATGATCCCGTGCCTGCTTTCTATGGAGCGCTTGAACCTTGCGAGCGTCAGTTCGTCGAACCCGAGCGCTTCGAGGCCCAGGACCAGCCGCGTGCGGTCGAGGACGCGCAACACCATGTTTTCGCCGTGGGAGGTCGGAAGCGTGGAGACACGCAGGTCAACCTTCCGCTTTCCGATGTAGAAATTTATCTTGCCGTCCTGGGGGAGGCGGGTTTCCGCTATGTTCATTCCCGAAATGATCTTGACGCGGGCGGTTATGGCCGGCTGGAGAGGCTTAGGGAGCGAGGGCCCGGGCCGAAGTTTGCCGTCGATCCGGTACCTGACGCGGAAGATGCGTTCCTCGGGCTCGAAGTGGATGTCTGTCCCGCCTTCCTGCACGGCGGTAAGGAAGATCTGTTCCACAAGACGGACTATCGGCGCCCCGGCGGCGAGGTCGGAGTCAGAGACCCGCCCGGACTCCACCTGTCGGACGGACTTCTGGATGATCTCCTCGAGAGAACCTCCTCCCCCGTAGTACCGGTCGATGGAGGCCATGATGCTCGACTCCGCGGCCGAGACGACGTCGATCATGTAACCGGTCGCGCGGTGGACCTCGTCGATGGCCAGAATGTCGAAGACGTTCACCATGGCTATCGTCAAGCGGGGAGGCTCCAGCAGTATCGGGACGATCTTGTGCCGCCTCGCGAGCGACTCGGGCACGGCCTTGGTGGCGGCGGGTTCCACCAGGTAGTTGTCGAGCTGGACGAATGTGACGCCCGCCTCCGAGGCGAGCGCCGAGGAGATCAGCTCCTGGGTGACGAAACCCAGATTGATCAGTATCTCGCCGATCCGATCGCCGGTGCGCTTCTGCTCCCGCAGCCCGAGCTGCAGCTGGTCGGAGGTTATGACTCCGGCCTCGATAAGCCGCTCCCCCAGGAGCTTCCCCTTGCGGGGAGCCGCAGTCGCCGCACCTGCGTCGGACCTTTTCATCTTCTCTCCTTAATCCTTATTCCGCTTCCTTGCTCCGCACCGCCGCTCCCGGACATCCATGGCATCCGGCTGCTCTCGCAATCCCCGGCGACAAAAAAGCCGAAGAGTGTCTCTTCGGCTTTTTCTCTCCTCCCGATGACGCCTTCTACCGGATGCGGACGCCGACGTCGTCCCCACCCGGCGTGGTCGTCGCCGCGGCGATGTTCGTCTCTACGACTCCGTTCGGCCCCGCGGAGAGGACCCACACGGGAACCGGGGGTATCGCCGCGCTGACGAATTGAAGCGCGTTAATGACGTACGGTCTCCCCCATGGATCGGTGGTGAGCTGGGCCGTGTAAGGACCGTTCCACCGGTTATCCCCTGTGGCGGTGTAAGTATGCCCGTTCTGGACCAGGTGGGTATCGAGCTGATTCCAGGCCGCTCCGGCCGCAGCCCAGCCGGTTGCGCTGCCGAAGAATGCGGCGGTCGGGGTGGTGGCGCCGGTATACAGGCCGTTGTAGTTCGCCGTGGCTGTGTCGCGGTTCGGCCACCTTCCGAGGTCCTTATATGCGTTCGTCACGGCCGCCGCGAGCACCTGCTCTTCGTTCCTTGCCCGCGCCGTTCTCGAATCCTCTATGTATTTCGTGATGAAAGGCGTGAGGATCGCGGCAAGGATCGCGATGACCGCAACGACAACGACGACCTCGATCAACGTAAAACCCGAATCCTTTCTTTTCCGACCCATGAACTCCTCCTTCAGATACGGCCTTTGAGCCAAGGCTTATTTTTTTGCATTAATGAACCTAAATTCCCATTCGTTTACGGCTATTCACGCCTTTTTTCAAACCCATCCATGAATTGACGTATCGGAAAGAAAGTGAAAATCTTCATCATCAGAAGGAAAATAATTACCCATCCATTGCGAAAATATCGTTTTCAGGGGGAAATCTCATTGATTCCGGCAATATTACGATTATGACTGTCGAGTTTGCACCGGGGTGAATTTTCCCGGCTTCATTGACAGGCCGTGATTGCCGGATTAATCGGAAACGGCGAACGGCGGGTTATTCGTAATCCTTCGCCAGGTCTTCGAAGCGGGTGTAAGGGTTAAGGAAAGCGAGTTTGACGTCGCCGGTCGGGCCGTTGCGGTGCTTCCCGACGATCACTTCGGCGATCCCTTTCTTGTCTTCAGGGGTGTTTTCCTTTTCGTACATTTCTTCCCGATAGATAAATAGTATCAAGTCCGAATCCTGTTCTAAAGCCCCGGAATTATGAGAAATTATTCCGTCCGCAAGCCATGAGGATGGTCCCGGAACCGTTAAATCGAACGCTTCCTCGGCTCCATCCTGTTTCAGGTCAACCACCCGATCCCAGAACAAATCGCTGTTCACCCACTTAAGAAGAGCAGCATCATCGAGGAGACCGGCGTATTGCGCAAGCGTATCTCGAGAAGGCGCGAAAGCAAAATGCGCGTTACCTCCATAGGAAGTGCCGCGCAATTCTGCCATTGCACGTTGGGATATTCCCATGGCATTCATTGCTTTCTTCACATGCTGGAACACTTCCTCGGGCAAGGTATCCACATTGGTATTCGACTCGACGAACGCCAATTCGTTCCAAAGTTTATCGGCTGGAATGATTCGCGGACCGAATGCTCCTACCGTCTCCAAAAAATGTTTCTGTTGTTCGGCGCCGGAGACATACACATTGAAAACCGGGCGGTAATTTGCTTTATGCACCGTGCGTATCCTGGAAACGATTCCAAGCCGCAACAGAAGTGCGGCCACGTCTTTCGCCAGACCTTCGCTTGACGAACAGAAATACACTCCCGCCGACCCCCTGGATCCCTCCTTGCGACAACATATGCTTCCGTCCGTCGCCCAGAGATGCCTCAGCAACAACGCAATCTGTTCGTTGTCGAATCGGAAGACCTCGGCAGGTAGTCTCTTTTCGTGCGACCGCTGTCCGAAGATCCCCAGTTCGCGCAACCAAAGATTGACACCGGCCGGATGCCAGCGGTTGCCGTTCCCGCTGATCATCAACTGGTGCCATTTTCCCCGCCCCCGATAACGGGTCACCTTCGCTCCAAACTCGTTTTCAGCCGCCTGGGTAACGGCAAGGCTGTTTTCTTCGGAAGCGGTCGTATACCGCATCGGTTGATTGCTCAGATAGCTGCCATCACCGACGAGTTGTCCCAGCAAGGCAATCCTGTCTTCCGGCCACCGGACGATGCGGGAGGGTTCGGGGACCCTGCGGGCAATCGCAAGCCGCTCGCCCGGTTTCATATCCTTTACGCGCACCCATCCGCAGGCTCCGTAAAGCAGATGTTCCTCCGTGGCACGGATGGTGCGACCGCTCGCCAGGGTGATCCGCATTACCGGCTTCTCTCCCACGGACCAGATCTTGTCGCTCCATGCGGGGACGATGCGCCCCTCGGAGGACATCGCCCAAACTTCGGCCTGTTTTCCCACCAGTTCCCGAATGGGCACCCTGCAGCCATCCGTCGTCATGACGAGAGTATCACCCGTCACGCACTCCCTCAAATCAGACATCAGCGGGCGCTTATCCGTGCGATTTTCCACGCTGCGGCTGAGCTGCGAGATGGCAAGGAGAGGGATGTTCAGCTCCTTCGCAAGCGCCTTCAGTGAGCGGGAGATCTCCGATACCTCCTGCACGCGGTTATCAGAGGAACCTCGGAAGGTCGCCCCCCGCATCAACTGGAGGTAGTCGACCACCATCAGCCCGATGTCCTTCTCTTTCTTTAGCCTGCGCGCCCTCGCCCGCAGCTCGAGGGCGGTGAGGGAATCGGAGTCGTCGATGAAGATCGGTGCTTCGGAGAGCCTGCCGACCGAAGCGACGATCCGGTTCATCTCCTCCTGCGCCAGGTACCCGCTCCGCATCTTGCGGGAGTTGACGCGCGCGTCGGAGCAGATCATCCGGAGCGCGAGCTGGTGGCGGCTCATTTCCAGCGAGAAGATCGCCACGGGCAGCTTGTACCTTATCGCCGCGTTCCGGGCGACATCGAGGCAGAAGGCGGTCTTCCCCATGCTGGGGCGCGCCGCGACGATGACCATGTCCGACCGCTGGAAGCCGGAAGTGAGCTGGTCGAGATCCCGGAAGCCCGAAGGAACCCCTGTGATCAGCTCCTTCTTCTCGTAGAGCTTCTCGATCTCCTTCATCGACTCCTTGGCCATCTCCGCCATCGAATAGTAGGAGGGCTTGATCTTCTCCTCGGCGATCGCGAAGATCGCCTGCTCCGTCTGGTCGAGGAACTCGTCGACCTCGGAGACCCCCTGGAACGCCGAGGTGCTGATCTGCTGCGCCACTGCGATCGCTTTTCGAAGGATCGCGGTGTTCTTCACCAGCCGTGCGTATTCGCCTATGTTGGCGGAAGTGGGAACGTTCTGGATGAGATCGGAGAGGTACGCGAGCCCGCCGACTTCCTCCTCCACCCCCCGGTCCTTGAGGGCGGTGGAAAGGGTGAGCTGATCGATCGCACGTCCCCTGTCGTACAGGTCGACCATCGCGGAGAAAAGGGTTCGATGCGACCCCTGGTAGAAGTCATCCGCGCGCAGGATCTCCAGCGCGGAGTTCATGAGGTCGTTGTTGAGAAGAATGGATGCGAGCACCGCCTGTTCGGCGGCAAGGTTGTGCGGGGGAACACGGAGCAGGGAGGTGTCGGTGCCGGGAGACGGCGTCGGCCGCGAACCGTTCATTGACACCTCCCGCGCCCTTGAATCGCTACGATTCCGCCACCACGCTCACGGAGATTTCGGGAAGGTGGTCTCCCCCCGCCTTCACTTTCACCTTGTAATCTCCAAGATGCTTTATGGGATCGGGCAGCTGGACAAGCTTCCGGTCGACCGGGACGCCTGCCTTTTCGAGCGCCTCGGCAATGTCCCGTGACGTGATCGCGCCGAAAAGCTTTCCCTCCTCGCCCGCCTTGGCGGGGATAGTGACGGAGACGGCCGCGAGTTTCGACGCCAGCGATTCGGCCGCCTTGAGGGACTTCTTCACCCTGGCCTCGATCACCCGCTTGTCGTGCTCGAGTGTCTTCAGGTTCCGGAGGTTCGCAGTCACGGCCAGCCGCCGCGGGATCAGGAAATTGCGCCCGTACCCGTCGGCCACCTTGACGATGTCGCCCGCCTTCCCCAGCTTCTCGATATCTTCGCGCAGAATGACCTTCATGCCCCCCTCCTACCGGACCTGCGTGGCGGTGAACGGGATCAGGGCCACGATGCGAGCCTTCTTGATTTCTACGGTCAGCTTCCGCTGGTGGCTGGCGCAGACCCCCGAGATGCGCCGTGGGACGATCTTCCCGCGCTCGGAAATGAACTGCTTGATCATGTAGACGTTCTTGTAGTCGAGCTGAAGTTCCTTTTCCGCGCAGAACCGGCAGAACTTTTTCCTGACGTAACGCTTCTTCGGCCCTCCCGGCCCGCCTCCTTCGCGGGGACCGTTATGCCGGGGTCTCATCATCGCGCTCATCGTTCCTGTTCCTCCTGGTTATCCATCATTTGAATGGTATCGTTTCGTACCGTCGCTCAGAACGGAGTGTCGTCGTCGATGCCTTCGGCGGCCGGCGCGGACGCGCCTTCCTGGGCGCCCTTCCCCTGCCCGCCGCCCGGCGCGCCGAGGAACTGGACGTTTTGCGCCACCACCTCGATCTTGCTGCGCTTGACCCCTTCAGTCTCCCACCGCCGCTGCCGGAGCCGCCCCTCCACCAGGACGGGCCGTCCCTTGGAAAGGTATTCCGCGCAGTTTTCCCCCTGCTTGCCGAACACCACGATGTCGAAGAAGGACACGTCTTCCTTGACCTCGTTGTTCTGGCGGAAGCGGGAATTCACCGCGATCCCGAAGCTGGTTACCGAGAGGCCGGAGGGCAGATAACGAATCTCCGGATCCCGGACGAGATTTCCGGCCAGGATGACCCGGTTGAAAGTGACCATAGGGGTCTCCTACTGGGCCGGTGCGGCCGGAGGCGCGCCTTCCGCCGGCGCCTGTTCTTCCGGTGCGGACGGGGGCTCGGCGGCCGCCGCCTTCCCCTTGATTTCCATTTCCACGCGGGACGTCATATGGCGCAGGATCCCGTCGAAGATCTTTATGTTGCGCTCCACTTCCTCCACTACGCCGCGGTTTCCGGAGTAGGTGAGGAACGTGTAGAACGCGTTGACCTTCTTGCGGATCTGGTAGGCCATCTTGCGGTTTCCCCAATCGTCCTGCTTCAGGACCTCCCCCTGGTATGAAGCGACCACCCCCGCCAGTTTGGCGAGGAACTCCTTGCGGCGCTCTTCGGGGAGTTCGGGGTCGAACAGAATGACGGTTTCATACTTCTTCGGCATTGGGATTCTTAGCCTCCTTTCGGCTGATCGAGCCCCCGGACTTTCCGCCGGGAGCAAGGAGTATTTCGCCCTCCGCCGTTTTCGGGGAGGGACAGGTGCGTTTTGCGTTCCAGCGCGTCATCGCCTTGTCGAAACCGTCTCTCATGATATCCCGGACGGCCTCCCCGGCGGCGGCGACTCCGCCGAGAAAAATTTCGCGGACCTCAGTAGCCGGCGGCGAAAGAACGTAGTCCGCCGGGTCCACACCTTCCGGCGGCCTTCCGACCCCGACCCGGACCCGCAGAAACGACAAAGTCCCCAATTCCGCCTGAAGGGAGCGCAGGCCGTTGTGCCCGCCCGTCCCACCGCCCCGCTTGAGCCTTACCTGGCCCGGGGGAATATCCAGATCGTCGTGGATGACGATCAGGTCCTCGGGGGATTCGGCATAGTTCCTGTAGACCGGCGCAACCGCGACGCCGCTCAGGTTCATGTACGTAAGCGGCCGCGCAAGGAGGACGGCGACTTCTTCCGCCTCGCCCGTACCGCACTCGAGGTTCCCGGTTCGGGAAAGCCTCGCTCCAAGAGAGCGCGCCAGCCGCTCCACCGCCAGAAACCCTGCGTTGTGGAGCGTCCCGGCGTACCTGCGGCCCGGATTCCCCAGGCCTACGACCAGGAGATCCGGCCTGCTACGGCTTTTCCTTATCCTTTTCAGCGGGCTCCGCAACACTGGCGCCCTCCGCAGCCTCCGCGCCTTCCTCCGGCGTAGGCGTTACAACTTCCTCGACCCTCGGCGTGTGGACCGAGGCGATGGTCATCTTCATATCCTTTTCCACCGGCTGGACGCCTTCGGGGAACGTTACGTGCCCAAGCTGCATGGACTGGCCGATCCCGAGGTGCGACACGTTCAACTCGATGAACTCGGGAACGTTGTCCGGCGTGCACTCCACTTCAAGCGACCGGACGACCTGCTCCATAACGCCGCCAAGCTCGATCCCGGCCGCCTTGCCCCGCAGCTTGATCGGCACTTCGATCCGGAACTTCCGGCCGAGCGCCACCTCGTAGAAGTCCACGTGGATGACACGGTCCGTCCGCGGGTCCGTCTGCACTTCCTTGAGGACCGCGAACGACTCGCTCGCACCGGAATCTCCCTCCACGTTCATCTTGACGACCACCGTCCCCCGCCGGGCGGTGGTAAGGAATTTCTCCAGGGAGCGCCGCTCGAATTCCAGCGCCCGCGTCTCGAGCCCCTTCCCGTATATGATACCCGGAACCTTTCCCTGCACGAGCCGCTTCCGGTTGATCTCCTTGCCGGTGCCTTGGCGGCGGGCCGCCGCCAGTTCCATCATGGCCATGTCTTCGCTCCTTATATCCCTATACGAACAATGAACTGACGGAATCGTGGAAATGGATACGCTTTATGGCTTCTCCCAACAATCCGGCCACCGACAGCACCCTGAGCTTCCTGCACGATGATTTCGCTCCGAGAGGAATGGTGTCAGTGACCACCAGCTCTTCGATATCGGATTTTTCGAGCCGCTCGATCGCAGGCCCGGAGAGGACGGGGTGAGTGGCCAGCGCGAACACCCGTTTTGCGCCTTCCTTTTTAAGGGCGTTGGCCGACATCACGAGCGTTCCCGCCGTATCGACCATATCGTCGAGAAGGATCGCCGTTTTGCCTTCCACATCTCCGATGATGTTCATCACTTCGGCGACGTTCGGCATTATGCGCCGCTTGTCGATGATCGCCATGGGCGAATGAAGGCGCTTGGCGAACGCGCGCGCACGCTCCACTCCTCCCGCGTCGGGGGACACGATGACGATGTCGTTCCCGTAGTTTGCCTTTATGTAATCGAGCATCACCGGCGCGGAGTACAAGTGGTCCACCGGAATGTTGAAAAAGCCCTGGATCTGGCCGGCGTGGAGGTCAACCGTCAAAACGCGCGAGACTCCCGCAGCGGTCAGGAGATCCGCGATCAGCTTGGCGGTGATCGGTGCGCGGGGAAGCACCTTCCTGTCCTGACGGGCATACCCGTAATACGGAATGACCGCCGTCACCCGCTTGGCGGATGCGCGCTTGAGCGCGTCCATCAGGATCAGCAGCTCCATAAGGTTGTCGTTCACGGGAGGACAGGTCGGCTGGACGATGAACACGTCCACGCCGCGCACGTTCTCCCGGATCTCCACGTTGATCTCGCCGTCGCTGAACCGCCGCACTTCCGCGGCCGCAAGCGGAATGCAGAGAAACGCGCAGATCTCTTTCGCCAGCTCCACGTTGGCGTTACCCGAGAAAAGCTTGAGTCTGGCCACACCCTTCCCCTGTAGGGAGATTTCCGCAACCGAAAGTATGGAATCATATACTTCCCTCCGCAACTTGGCAAGCGGAAAAGGAGCGGAATTCCTGCCGAAGAAAATTCAAATTCGGGCGCGAACTGTTTCTTATCACCGCCGGAACATTGAGGCTGCACACCCGCCCGGCTTCGACCTTCCCCATTTGGGGAAACGACTCCCGATTCGGGTAACCAACGGAGCGACATCAATCCTTCCTGAAATAAAATATCCTTACGTTTCATGCAGTTTTGCTTTAGCCCAATCTTGGCATAATCCTTGAGTCAGATACATTGCGATTCGATTATATCCTTTGGAGGTGGGTAAAGATGAAGAAGTTCCTGGCGTTGATGGTGGCGTTGGTGTTCGCCGTTACGTGCTTCGGCACCGTGATGGCGGCGGAGCCCAAGGCTGCGGCCCCGGCCGAGCCGGCGAAGGCTGCTCCTGCGGCTGAGAAGAAGGAAGGCGAGAAGAAGGAAGAGAAGAAGAAGAAGCCGGCCAAGAAGAAGGCAGCGAAGAAGAAGGCCGACAAGAAGGAAGAGAAGAAAGACGAGAAGAAGGCAGAGCCCATGAAGCCCGCGGAGCCGATGGCGCCGAAGAAGTAACGAACGATCCGCACGCGGTATACCCGGGGCAGGGGGCCAACCTCCTGCCCTTTTCTATTCCCCCGCCAACGCGTTCACCTTCGCGGCCATGACGAAATCGTTCTCGTGCAGCCCCCTGATCTTGTGCGTATGGAAGGATACCGTGCAGTAACCCCATCCGACCGAAATGTCGGGGTGGTGGCCTTCAAGTTCCGCCAGGTCACCGATCTTGCGGGCGAAATCCATTGCCGACGCGAAATCCTTGAAACGGAATGTTCGCTCGATCTTCGCAGCTCCCCCCGCAATCGTCCATCCGGGAGTTTCCTCCAGGAATGCCTGCGCTTCCTCTTCCGGAAAGGGGGAAACCCCGCCCCGGCAGGGGACGCATTTCTTTTCCGCGAGACCCATGCGGCATTCTCCGGCCGACAGCCCCTCTTCAGCCGCGGGCGCTTATTTTTTTTAAGCGACCGTAGGCTGTACCATCCGACAGCCCCTCTTCAGCCGCGGGCGCTTGGTCTTTTTTGTCGGCACCGTCGGCTGCAAGGGGGCATGGAATAATAAGATGCGAAAACCGGGAAAGAGAAACGACGGGAGGCCGGATTCTTTTTCTGTTAACCCGAAGACGGGGAGGCCTCAAGCCGTTGCAGCTCTTCCAGGGCTTCCCTGATATCGCCTCTACGGTCTTCGGCGTTCTCGACGAGACCCCGGATCGTTGCGAGCTCGTCCCCCATGAACTCCGTCGATTGGCGGGCGAGGCCGCCGATCGAACGGTTCACGGCGTCGGACCATTGGGAGGCAAGACGGGATAGGTTCTTTTCCACCTCCCAGACTATCTGCTTCCGGAAGTGGCGGAACGCGAATCCCCGGAAAATTCCCATCGGGATCAGGAACCAGAGCAGGTCGATCTGCGTATCGAATGTCTTCCCTACCCGGACGTCGGGGCGCGTCGGTTCCTCGATCTCGGCATGGAACTGCGCCCCGGTGAAGGAAATCCCCAGGGCGCGCTCGATCTCCTTCCCCAGCCGGTCCTGGAACGCACGGACCGATCGCTGGAAGCCGGACTGAGCTTCGACCAGAAACCCCGCGAGGTGCGTTTCACCGTAAAAAGAGACCTCCGCGAGCCGTTCCCCGAGGGATACGAGCAGCCACTCACGGAACGATTTCGTCACCTTCGCCAGGTTTCCCCTCCACTCCTTTTCCACCTCGTCGAGATCCCGGTTCATCAGGTTCCGGATCTCCGCGTGATACGAATGGAACCGCTCCCCGGCAACCGTCCGCACGCGGGATTCAAGGTCGCGGACCTTCAGGCCGATCTCGGCCTTCACGAACCCGAGATCGCCGTCCTCGCGGGACATTGCCTCCCGCAGGTCCTCCCGCGCCTTCCCCGCGGCTTCCGCGGCATGGTTCGCAAGAAGCAGATATTGCCGGCATCCGCCGATGAGGAACCGGATCTTGTGTACGACGATCTCCTCGAATGTTTCCTCCCGCCGTTCGACGATCCGGCGGAAGAGGTGGTCCCGGACAGCGCTCCGCAAGTTGTCGAAGCCGGGACGGTTGGAGAACGGCAGGATCGCCACGTCCTTTCCCGTGTGCCGGTGGACCTGCCGCTTCGTGAACTCGACGACCGATTCAAGCTGTTCGGCAGAGACAAGATCTGCCTTCGTCAGAAGGATCGCCGTCTCGGGGGTGTGCCGGAACACTTCCAGCAGAAGATTGAGGTCCTGTTCGGAAAGGGGATGGTTGACGCTCACGGCGACGAGCGCCCCCCCGACCCGGGGAAGCCAATCCATGGAGACCTGCGTGTTGTGAGCGAAAATGCTCCCCAGCCCCGGGGTATCCACGAACCTCATCCCGCGAAAACTCACCAACGCCGGCAGCTCCACGTCCACGATCGATACTTCCTTTTCGTTCCCGGGATTCTTCTGCTCGGTCACGAATTCGGACAGGTCATCGAGAGGGATCTCCTCATCGCTCCCGTTCTGATGCCGGACGGC is a genomic window containing:
- a CDS encoding type II secretion system F family protein, which gives rise to MAHYEYNAVDDYGKSVRGTLSAADENGLRDALSIMGLHLLSARERKNAGGLSLFRKKTSRADLIPFTFHMKTLVAAGVSVVAALGDLADQTEHAGFREVIQDVRRNLQSGASLSESFALHPETFPEIYVNIVRSGETTGNLEAVLGDLVRFLTWQEELSKTIKQATYYPATVVTAVGGLIFILFAFVFPRFMQVFKAAAVELPLPTRIVIAVSEFFRDRGLMLLAAAALAAVLLKLYQRTESGRLRVDGWKLKIPVIGNLIRSIEVSQFSHYLASLFRSGVEMTQSLWIVERLIGNRVIARVVRNAREDLIAGGALSVSLRKSGEFPPMVLRMVSAGETSGNLDVTLENVSQYYDEEIPRAVKKTFAILEPVIVLVLSTIVLGAALSFFMALYKMVGAMGGK
- the tadA gene encoding Flp pilus assembly complex ATPase component TadA, producing MKRSDAGAATAAPRKGKLLGERLIEAGVITSDQLQLGLREQKRTGDRIGEILINLGFVTQELISSALASEAGVTFVQLDNYLVEPAATKAVPESLARRHKIVPILLEPPRLTIAMVNVFDILAIDEVHRATGYMIDVVSAAESSIMASIDRYYGGGGSLEEIIQKSVRQVESGRVSDSDLAAGAPIVRLVEQIFLTAVQEGGTDIHFEPEERIFRVRYRIDGKLRPGPSLPKPLQPAITARVKIISGMNIAETRLPQDGKINFYIGKRKVDLRVSTLPTSHGENMVLRVLDRTRLVLGLEALGFDELTLARFKRSIESRHGIILVCGPTGSGKTTTLYSALSHINALDRSIITLEDPVEYELPIIRQCQINVKAGLTFSAGLRSILRHDPDVILVGEMRDAETAELAIRSSLTGHLVFSTLHTNDAAGAIPRLINMGQEPFLVASSIRAIVGQTLMRTNCSKCRTNYIPSADTLDLAGIPRESVNGGLVKGAGCGQCGGTGFRGRVGVYEIMEVTPAITRLVMERGNSQDLLAAAKAEGMKTMREDAVAKALRGMTTLDEAVRVT
- a CDS encoding prepilin-type N-terminal cleavage/methylation domain-containing protein; this encodes MGRKRKDSGFTLIEVVVVVAVIAILAAILTPFITKYIEDSRTARARNEEQVLAAAVTNAYKDLGRWPNRDTATANYNGLYTGATTPTAAFFGSATGWAAAGAAWNQLDTHLVQNGHTYTATGDNRWNGPYTAQLTTDPWGRPYVINALQFVSAAIPPVPVWVLSAGPNGVVETNIAAATTTPGGDDVGVRIR
- a CDS encoding replicative DNA helicase, producing MNGSRPTPSPGTDTSLLRVPPHNLAAEQAVLASILLNNDLMNSALEILRADDFYQGSHRTLFSAMVDLYDRGRAIDQLTLSTALKDRGVEEEVGGLAYLSDLIQNVPTSANIGEYARLVKNTAILRKAIAVAQQISTSAFQGVSEVDEFLDQTEQAIFAIAEEKIKPSYYSMAEMAKESMKEIEKLYEKKELITGVPSGFRDLDQLTSGFQRSDMVIVAARPSMGKTAFCLDVARNAAIRYKLPVAIFSLEMSRHQLALRMICSDARVNSRKMRSGYLAQEEMNRIVASVGRLSEAPIFIDDSDSLTALELRARARRLKKEKDIGLMVVDYLQLMRGATFRGSSDNRVQEVSEISRSLKALAKELNIPLLAISQLSRSVENRTDKRPLMSDLRECVTGDTLVMTTDGCRVPIRELVGKQAEVWAMSSEGRIVPAWSDKIWSVGEKPVMRITLASGRTIRATEEHLLYGACGWVRVKDMKPGERLAIARRVPEPSRIVRWPEDRIALLGQLVGDGSYLSNQPMRYTTASEENSLAVTQAAENEFGAKVTRYRGRGKWHQLMISGNGNRWHPAGVNLWLRELGIFGQRSHEKRLPAEVFRFDNEQIALLLRHLWATDGSICCRKEGSRGSAGVYFCSSSEGLAKDVAALLLRLGIVSRIRTVHKANYRPVFNVYVSGAEQQKHFLETVGAFGPRIIPADKLWNELAFVESNTNVDTLPEEVFQHVKKAMNAMGISQRAMAELRGTSYGGNAHFAFAPSRDTLAQYAGLLDDAALLKWVNSDLFWDRVVDLKQDGAEEAFDLTVPGPSSWLADGIISHNSGALEQDSDLILFIYREEMYEKENTPEDKKGIAEVIVGKHRNGPTGDVKLAFLNPYTRFEDLAKDYE
- a CDS encoding 50S ribosomal protein L9, with product MKVILREDIEKLGKAGDIVKVADGYGRNFLIPRRLAVTANLRNLKTLEHDKRVIEARVKKSLKAAESLASKLAAVSVTIPAKAGEEGKLFGAITSRDIAEALEKAGVPVDRKLVQLPDPIKHLGDYKVKVKAGGDHLPEISVSVVAES
- a CDS encoding 30S ribosomal protein S18 — protein: MMRPRHNGPREGGGPGGPKKRYVRKKFCRFCAEKELQLDYKNVYMIKQFISERGKIVPRRISGVCASHQRKLTVEIKKARIVALIPFTATQVR
- the ssb gene encoding single-stranded DNA-binding protein, whose product is MVTFNRVILAGNLVRDPEIRYLPSGLSVTSFGIAVNSRFRQNNEVKEDVSFFDIVVFGKQGENCAEYLSKGRPVLVEGRLRQRRWETEGVKRSKIEVVAQNVQFLGAPGGGQGKGAQEGASAPAAEGIDDDTPF
- the rpsF gene encoding 30S ribosomal protein S6, with product MPKKYETVILFDPELPEERRKEFLAKLAGVVASYQGEVLKQDDWGNRKMAYQIRKKVNAFYTFLTYSGNRGVVEEVERNIKIFDGILRHMTSRVEMEIKGKAAAAEPPSAPEEQAPAEGAPPAAPAQ
- a CDS encoding aminoacyl-tRNA hydrolase; the protein is MRKSRSRPDLLVVGLGNPGRRYAGTLHNAGFLAVERLARSLGARLSRTGNLECGTGEAEEVAVLLARPLTYMNLSGVAVAPVYRNYAESPEDLIVIHDDLDIPPGQVRLKRGGGTGGHNGLRSLQAELGTLSFLRVRVGVGRPPEGVDPADYVLSPPATEVREIFLGGVAAAGEAVRDIMRDGFDKAMTRWNAKRTCPSPKTAEGEILLAPGGKSGGSISRKEAKNPNAEEV